In Rana temporaria chromosome 3, aRanTem1.1, whole genome shotgun sequence, a single window of DNA contains:
- the LOC120930408 gene encoding protein kinase C theta type-like, with protein MNVAAIRNIMRNAVPARKPMKNVAVGDPPLVTPPSCDTRNSMKRVSAIRNIMKNAIPSRVPMKNAAAQVPALVTPPSCDTSNTMKRVAAIRNIMRNAAPSRKPMRNAAVEVPPLVTPPSRDIQLQVRPPRCDSQSTFILHRLLGEGGFGQVFLATHSATKKIVAIKSVVKTSDQRDAIETELKVMQKAEGCPFLTQLHMTFQSRHSACFAMEYVSGGDLFDFTVKYSPLPVCVIRFIAAEISCGLEFLHERGIVHRDIKRENILLDNKGHVRIADYGLAVMDLYGDTTVTGVAGTIGYMAPEVINGDFYQFEPDWFSMGVVIYIMATGTKPFCNRNTQVYRKAVSSENPVYPPDMDQHLKNFIDGLLCKCPDKRLGVGRDIRRHLFMRLINWKSLEQGKGRPPFSVAQPLDMDKETTCRLPPSAIDVKALEIPGRKIHIPGFLNIDRL; from the exons ATGAATGTTGCAGCGATTAGAAACATCATGAGGAATGCTGTACCAGCTAGAAAGCCCATGAAAAATGTGGCAGTGGGAGACCCACCTCTTGTGACTCCCCCTAGCTGTGACACTAGGAACAGCATGAAACGTGTTTCAGCCATTAGAAACATCATGAAAAATGCCATACCATCTAGAGTGCCCATGAAAAATGCCGCAGCACAAGTCCCTGCTCTTGTGACTCCTCCGAGCTGCGACACTAGTAACACCATGAAACGTGTTGCAGCGATTAGAAACATCATGAGGAATGCCGCTCCATCTAGGAAGCCTATGAGGAATGCAGCAGTAGAGGTCCCACCTCTTGTGACTCCCCCGAGCCGTGACATCCAGTTACAAGTAAGACCTCcacgctgtgacagccaatcaaccTTCATACTGCACCGTCTGCTCGGAGAAGGTGGATTCGGACAA GTCTTTCTGGCAACTCATAGTGCAACCAAGAAGATCGTGGCCATCAAGTCCGTCGTGAAGACTTCAGATCAACGTGACGCCATTGAAACAGAGCTGAAGGTCATGCAGAAGGCGGAAGGGTGCCCATTCCTCACCCAGCTTCACATGACTTTTCAGAGCCGCCATTCTGCCTGTTTCGCTATGGAATACGTCTCTGGAGGGGATCTGTTTGATTTCACCGTAAAGTATTCGCCTCTTCCGGTTTGCGTCATAAG ATTCATTGCGGCGGAAATATCCTGCGGATTGGAGTTCCTCCATGAGCGTGGCATCGTTCATAGAGACATCAAGAGAGAAAACATCCTACTGGACAACAAAGGACATGTCCGCATTGCAGACTATGGATTGGCAGTAATGGATCTGTATGGCGATACGACGGTGACGGGAGTAGCCGGAACAATTGGATACATGGCACCAGAA GTTATAAACGGCGACTTCTACCAGTTTGAACCCGACTGGTTTTCCATGGGAGTTGTCATATACATCATGGCTACAGGCACCAAGCCATTCTGCAACCGTAACACCCAGGTATACAGGAAGGCTGTGAGTTCTGAAAATCCTGTTTACCCCCCCGACATGGATCAACACCTGAAGAACTTCATAGATGGA CTTCTATGCAAATGTCCAGACAAGAGGCTTGGAGTCGGCAGAGACATAAGACGGCATTTATTCATGAGGCTCATCAATTGGAAGTCGCTGGAACAAGGGAAAGGACGGCCACCTTTCTCAGTAGCCCAG CCCTTGGATATGGACAAGGAAACAACCTGTCGACTTCCTCCATCAGCGATCGATGTAAAGGCATTGGAAATTCCAGGAAGAAAAATACACATTCCTGGATTCCTAAACATCGACAGGCTGTGA